Proteins found in one Coffea eugenioides isolate CCC68of chromosome 5, Ceug_1.0, whole genome shotgun sequence genomic segment:
- the LOC113771285 gene encoding uncharacterized protein LOC113771285, which yields MKVAEDYCNSVTKQEKFQRLYMCFAGVKKGFLDACRPLFGFDGTFLKSAAGGVLLIAVGVDPNNGLYPIAYAAIEGETKDSWIWFLTLFKKDLKIEKNYEWTIMSDKQKGIIQACETVFPGADYRFCVKHMHSNMAAAGFKGTAMRQALWKAVKATTHAQFIGRMEAIAELDVDAIKCKILDAREGSIVVMMEALRHFVMQRMQENRDRAREKWSKFDFCPKIRKRMRVNIDKATYCVPYKSNDVIFEVACPYVLWIAMKDPMQYIDDCYSVETYLKCYDLCILPVNGENEWEDVDVQAPLPPTYGRAPGRPKKQRRKSADEI from the exons ATGAAGGTGGCAGAAGACTACTGTAATTCAGTCACCAAACAAGAAAAATTTCAAAGATTGTACATGTGCTTTGCTGGGGtgaaaaaaggatttttagatGCTTGCAGGCCTTTGTTTGGGTTTGACGGGACTTTTCTCAAAAGTGCGGCTGGTGGAGTATTACTAATAGCAGTTGGAGTTGATCCAAATAATGGTTTATATCCAATTGCTTATGCAGCAATTGAAGGAGAAACTAAGGATTCCTGGATTTGgtttcttactttatttaagaaggatctaaaaattgaaaaaaactaTGAATGGACCATAATGAGTGACAAGCAGAAGGGCATAATTCAGGCATGTGAAACAGTTTTTCCAGGGGCTGATTATAGATTTTGTGTGAAGCATATGCATAGCAATATGGCAGCTGCTGGATTCAAAGGGACAGCCATGAGGCAAGCTCTATGGAAAGCGGTTAAGGCAACTACTCATGCACAATTCATAGGAAGAATGGAAGCCATAGCAGAATTGGATGTTGATGCAATTAAGTG CAAAATATTAGATGCTAGGGAAGGGTCAATTGTTGTCATGATGGAGGCATTGAGGCATTTTGTCATGCAaagaatgcaagaaaatagAGATAGAGCAAGGGAAAAGTGGAGTAAATTTGATTTCTgtccaaaaattagaaaaaggaTGAGGGTCAATATTGACAAGGCAACTTATTGTGTGCCTTACAAATCAAACGATGTCATTTTTGAAGTTGCTTGTCCTTATG TTTTGTGGATTGCTATGAAGGACCCAATGCAGTACATTGATGACTGTTACAGTGTTGAAACGTATCTTAAGTGTTATGACCTTTGCATTTTACCTGTGAATGGAGAGAATGAGTGGGAAGATGTAGATGTTCAGGCACCTCTGCCACCAACTTATGGAAGAGCACCAGGAAGACCAAAGAAACAGAGGAGAAAATCTGCTGATGAGATATAG